The proteins below come from a single Drosophila teissieri strain GT53w chromosome 3L, Prin_Dtei_1.1, whole genome shotgun sequence genomic window:
- the LOC122618660 gene encoding uncharacterized protein LOC122618660 — translation MHKQNLPFNGGPGGFGASAFNFNAPQFGDGAGFAEGLNGMPFLGKTPTTPLMRSISRQRLLVDGAGLDSLPPPLPAMAQHILSGGAVGRGQRFPVPPISTYYGHYEGELPTSSMPKLKDTSFSLNQTQRQEINTPCQDTGLISDTDSESDLCSKQKSAELPESRWRRAYDCIMDSLPEQRRQRLEVMITRCGQSAIAKHLLVLLQLLALMVVVGFRQVTRFGSLCGGVRYPMGRAKFQLRSNLRQMLWRLANAKGNDTLLFLIVVLVTPWLFLLSLVGFAISFFFSMRTGVAEGVRQLRRRVF, via the coding sequence ATGCACAAGCAAAATTTGCCCTTCAATGGCGGCCCGGGAGGATTCGGAGCCAGTGCCTTCAACTTTAATGCCCCGCAGTTCGGCGACGGCGCTGGTTTCGCCGAGGGTCTCAACGGGATGCCGTTTCTGGGTAAGACGCCCACCACACCGCTGATGCGCTCCATTAGCCGCCAGCGCCTGCTGGTCGATGGGGCTGGTCTAGACTCGCTGCCGCCACCTCTTCCTGCGATGGCCCAGCACATCCTGAGTGGAGGCGCAGTGGGACGTGGCCAACGCTTCCCAGTACCGCCCATCTCTACTTACTATGGGCACTACGAGGGCGAGCTTCCAACGTCATCGATGCCCAAGCTAAAGGACACATCCTTCAGCTTGAATCAGACCCAGAGGCAGGAGATAAATACACCGTGTCAAGACACCGGCTTGATTTCGGACACCGACTCCGAGAGTGACCTATGCAGCAAGCAGAAGAGCGCAGAGTTGCCGGAATCCCGCTGGCGGCGTGCCTACGACTGCATAATGGACTCTCTGCCGGAGCAGCGGCGCCAACGCCTGGAGGTGATGATCACGCGCTGTGGACAGTCGGCCATCGCCAAGCatctgctggtgctgctgcaactgctggcCCTGATGGTGGTTGTGGGCTTCCGCCAGGTCACCCGATTCGGATCGCTCTGCGGCGGCGTTCGCTATCCCATGGGTCGCGCCAAATTCCAGTTGCGCAGCAACCTGCGCCAGATGCTATGGCGGCTGGCCAATGCCAAGGGCAATGACACCTTGCTCTTTCTCATCGTGGTGCTGGTGACGCCCTGGCTGTTCCTCCTCAGCTTGGTGGGCTTCGCCATATCCTTCTTCTTTTCCATGAGAACCGGCGTGGCGGAGGGAGTTCGTCAGCTGCGCCGGCGCGTATTTTAG
- the LOC122617640 gene encoding WD repeat-containing protein 35 produces the protein MFVYLSKKIAIPNNVKLNCIAWNKEEGYIAVAGTDGLLKVLKLDQATPNGQNKGGLAAVSNLSMNQTLDGHKESVRVVTWNDAQQKLTSSDTDGVIMVWMLYKGSWYEEMTNDRKKSTVASMSWTSDGSRICIVYEDGAIIVGSVDGNRIFGKELKGTHLTGVQWSPDNRLILFALANGECHLYDNQGNFAMKLHIQCVNISGGSSSRGHRIASICWFSGRIPQSRKRPVLAICYENGRVQIMRNENDDAPAIFDTGMRNVDAKWNHDGTVLAICGTTMDAVSPTSQRDSNQVGFYSPLGKIYRTLKVPGNDITSLSWEGKSLRIAMAVDSFIYFANIRPDYIWCYFEKTVVFLNSGSATRDSPMSVITFWNTVSNQSFLKEVEPTLCLASSSEHCVLGVECVSSNIKEIALSTLENRSNPADDRVYQLLLCNSIGTTVDSKYTDIRPCFVGINSSYVAIASQEEILIWHYHTPKSASTLHNVKARKEKRFHIDDTPTGVEMAKDLMLSSSSGDGHSTQRGISDPICALALSEKLLLVARESGAINEYSIANVALRNRHLMNSKVYKMAINCNSTRAAIIDHMGVMTLLDLDDNRETQLNFSRVERKDVWAVSWAKDNPLLLALMEKTRMYIFRGNDPEEPVSCSGYICTFEDLEITSVLLDDIISVGELQNSSHVIQLRVKSLRDTDDLLEHVGLEDAKQFIEDNPHPRLWRLLAESALKKLELETAENAFVRCAHYPGIKLVKRLRTIHSKELQRAEISAFYGEFEEAEKLYLDADRRDLAIELRMTLCDWFRVVQLYRMGGSGVSDQQMEIAWREIGHHFANLRSWESAREYYEKSHYLEGYMEALYHLEQFDDLEKCVERLPEKSPLLPKLAEMLASVGMCSEAVQAHLRFGDQKAAVSTCVNLRQWGEAVELAQRFQLPQVQTLIAKHAAQLLQEGRLKEAIEMQRNAGRHLDAARLLSQMAEREQEKRAPLLRIKKLYVLAALLAEEHLKAVATPEIDYASGRNTLLDSIALEDAAAIERLWHCAEAYHFMLLAQRQLRFGIIHSAVVTAVRLREYDDVLPPEHIYSLLALASCADRAFGTCSKAFMKLEQQGHLPEATLQRYEELAAGIFAKYDPEDTVGEKVDCYSCGVPVPDSSPSCPECNARFPACISSGKPITQPTNNIWICTTCHHCAAPTEISRHRTCPLCHSLIVSMTVEI, from the exons ATGTTCGTTTATCTCAGCAAAAAG ATAGCCATACCCAATAATGTGAAGCTCAACTGCATAGCCTGGAACAAGGAGGAGGGCTACATCGCAGTGGCCGGGACGGATGGACTGCTCAAGGTCCTGAAACTCGACCAAG CCACTCCCAATGGCCAGAACAAAGGCGGCCTGGCCGCCGTTTCCAATCTGTCCATGAACCAAACCCTAGATGGCCACAAGGAGTCGGTGCGGGTGGTCACGTGGAACGATGCGCAGCAGAAGCTGACATCCTCGGACACGGATGGGGTGATCATGGTGTGGATGCTGTACAAGGGATCCTGGTACGAGGAGATGACCAACGACAGGAAGAAGTCCACGGTGGCCAGCATGAGCTGGACCTCGGATGGATCGCGGATCTGCATTGTCTACGAGGATGGGGCGATTATAGTGGGTTCTGTGGATGGCAACCGCATCTTTGGCAAGGAGCTGAAGGGCACTCATCTGACTGGCGTGCAGTGGAGTCCGGATAATCGGCTCATCCTGTTTGCCTTGGCCAACGGCGAGTGTCATCTGTACGATAACCAAGGGAACTTTGCT ATGAAGCTGCACATCCAGTGCGTGAACATAAGTGGCGGCTCCTCCTCCAGAGGTCACCGCATAGCTAGCATCTGCTGGTTCAGTGGCAGGATCCCCCAGAGTCGAAAGCGTCCAGTTCTGGCCATTTGCTATGAGAACGGCAGGGTGCAGATCATGAGGAATGAAAATGACGATG CGCCCGCAATCTTCGACACTGGGATGCGCAATGTGGACGCCAAGTGGAACCATGACGGCACTGTGCTGGCCATTTGCGGAACCACCATGGACGCTGTGAGTCCGACCTCGCAGCGTGACTCCAACCAGGTGGGCTTCTACTCGCCGCTGGGCAAGATCTACCGCACTCTGAAGGTTCCTGGCAATGACATCACTTCGCTCAGCTGGGAGGGCAAATCCTTGCGGATCGCCATGGCCGTGGACTCGTTTATCTACTTCGCCAACATCCGACCGGACTACATCTGGTGCTACTTCGAGAAGACCGTGGTGTTCCTGAACAGCGGCAGTGCAACCAGGGATTCGCCCATGAGCGTGATCACCTTCTGGAACACCGTCTCCAATCAGAGTTTCCTTAAGGAGGTGGAGCCCACCTTGTGCCTGGCGTCCAGCAGTGAGCACTGCGTCCTGGGAGTCGAGTGtgtcagcagcaacatcaaggAGATTGCGCTGAGCACCCTGGAGAATCGAAGTAATCCTGCAGACGACAGGGTTTACCAGTTGCTGCTCTGCAACTCCATTGGCACCACTGTCGATT CCAAGTACACGGATATTAGACCCTGCTTTGTGGGCATCAACTCGAGCTATGTGGCCATAGCCTCCCAGGAGGAGATTCTCATTTGGCACTACCACACTCCCAAG AGTGCCTCCACCCTGCACAACGTCAAGGCGCGCAAGGAGAAGCGCTTCCACATCGACGACACACCCACGGGAGTGGAGATGGCCAAGGACCTGATGCTGAGCAGTAGCAGTGGCGATGGTCACTCCACGCAGCGGGGAATCAGTGACCCAATCTGTGCCCTGGCTCTCTCCGAGAAGCTGCTTCTTGTGGCCAGGGAATCTGGCGCCATCAACGAGTACAGCATAGCCAATGTGGCACTGAGGAACCGCCACCTCATGAACTCCAAGGTCTACAAGATGGCTATCAACTGCAACTCCAC GCGAGCTGCCATTATCGACCACATGGGCGTGATGACGCTGCTCGACCTGGACGACAACAGGGAGACGCAACTCAACTTCAGTCGGGTTGAGCGCAAGGACGTTTGGGCCGTGAGTTGGGCCAAGGATAACCCACTGCTGCTGGCTCTGATGGAGAAAACGCGCATGTACATCTTCCGGGGCAATGATCCCGAGGAGCCCGTATCCTGCTCCGGCTACATTTGCACCTTCGAGGACTTGGAGATCACCAGTGTACTGTTGGACGACATCATCAGCGTGGGTGAGCTGCAGAATTCGTCGCATGTCATCCAGCTGAGGGTAAAGTCCCTGCGTGATACCGACGATCTGCTGGAGCACGTGGGACTGGAGGATGCCAAGCAGTTCATTGAGGACAATCCGCATCCGAGGCTCTGGCGCCTGCTGGCAGAGTCTGCCTTGAAGAAACTCGAACTGGAGACGGCAGAGAACGCCTTTGTGCGCTGTGCCCACTACCCGGGCATCAAGTTGGTCAAGAGACTGCGTACCATACACTCCAAGGAGCTGCAGAGGGCGGAGATATCAGCCTTCTACGGAGAGTTCGAGGAGGCGGAGAAGCTCTACCTGGACGCAGATCGTCGGGATTTAGCCATAGAGCTGCGCATGACCCTTTGCGATTGGTTCCGCGTGGTGCAGCTGTACAGGATGGGTGGATCGGGCGTGTCGGACCAGCAGATGGAGATCGCTTGGCGAGAGATTGGCCACCACTTCGCCAACCTGCGCTCCTGGGAGAGTGCCAGGGAGTACTACGAGAAGTCACACTATCTGGAGGGCTACATGGAGGCTCTGTATCACTTGGAGCAGTTCGACGACTTGGAAAAGTGCGTGGAACGGCTACCGGAGAAGAGCCCACTGCTTCCGAAGCTGGCCGAGATGCTGGCCTCCGTGGGCATGTGTTCCGAGGCAGTTCAAGCTCATCTACGATTCGGTGACCAGAAGGCCGCCGTCTCCACCTGCGTTAATCTCCGGCAGTGGGGCGAGGCTGTGGAGCTGGCCCAGCGGTTCCAGCTGCCCCAGGTGCAAACGCTCATAGCCAAGCACGCGGCTCAGTTGCTCCAGGAGGGACGTCTCAAGGAAGCCATAGAGATGCAGAGGAATGCAGGACGCCATCTAGATGCAGCTCGCCTGCTTTCCCAAATGGCAGAACGGGAGCAGGAGAAGCGGGCTCCACTGCTGAGAATCAAGAAGCTGTACGTGCTGGCTGCTCTGTTGGCGGAGGAGCACCTTAAGGCGGTGGCCACGCCGGAGATCGACTACGCCAGCGGCAGGAACACCCTACTGGACTCCATTGCCCTGGAGGATGCGGCCGCCATCGAGAGGCTCTGGCACTGCGCTGAGGCCTACCACTTTATGCTCCTTGCCCAGAGGCAGCTTCGATTCGGGATCATCCACAGTGCGGTGGTCACGGCGGTAAGGCTGCGTGAGTACGATGACGTCCTGCCTCCGGAGCACATCTACAGTCTGTTGGCTCTGGCCAGCTGTGCGGATCGGGCCTTCGGTACCTGCTCCAAGGCGTTCATGAAGTTGGAGCAACAGGGTCATCTGCCGGAGGCTACCCTTCAACGGTACGAGGAACTGGCGGCAGGGATCTTCGCCAAGTACGATCCGGAGGACACTGTTGGCGAGAAGGTGGATTGCTATTCCTGCGGAGTGCCAGTGCCTGATAG CTCACCCTCCTGTCCCGAGTGCAATGCTCGTTTTCCGGCATGCATTTCCTCCGGAAAGCCCATCACCCAGCCGACGAACAACATTTGGATCTGCACCACCTGCCACCATTGTGCAGCTCCCACGGAGATCTCAAGGCACCGAACTTGCCCACTGTGCCACAGTTTGATAGTGTCCATGACAGTGGAGATCTGA
- the LOC122617639 gene encoding uncharacterized protein At4g17910 encodes MDSRAAAEPIPDVSTSPHSNPANRTLEERLGLDLLQLSDWDWWGTLVQSGESLLLILSTLWCILFARVVCQKLRLHGSPDLCYAMEFVLVILPCILLVSVAVDFSGYMGLVMLVATLWFLRTSRALERARTRGQFDLGGNRPVCLSILRALTHLITAVCILAIDFGSFYRPFRKSRQYGAKLMDTGIGLFVFTMAMVSRRTRHWSDLRRSVLYSALPLILLGLARTVSILTLGYGQDAHEYGQHLNAFFTLGFTKFLGALVSTLARKDLHLLPLGFGLLVIHQFGLSVLGVSDYVMNEDVDRSSFFNANREGLVSLPGFVGLFLLSIYVNRWMVAKSLLSYSEFVRKLRRLFCLVLILWTSFVVSAYEIGISRVTCNLGYVIWMLAIGSTTLCISFGAIDFAINSVMPWEPNPSEDQEKGLLSGDVVSKKRVGPIVPFTISQALNKNGLTFFLVANVLTGMVNIFLRPEDRSDSESVMILLIYMFLATKLTHELLKRGIRLA; translated from the exons ATGGACAGTCGAGCGGCAGCGGAACCCATTCCCGATGTGAGCACGAGTCCGCATTCAAATCCGGCGAACCGAACCCTCGAGGAGCGCCTGGGACTGGACCTCCTCCAGCTCTCCGACTGGGATTGGTGGGGAACCCTGGTCCAGAGCGGCGAGTCTCTTCTGCTGATCCTATCCACCTTGTGGTGCATTCTATTCGCGCGAGTGGTGTGCCAAAAGCTGAGGCTTCATGGCTCTCCCGATCTCTGCTATGCCATGGAGTTCGTCCTGGTCATCCTGCCCTGCATTCTGCTCGTCTCCGTGGCCGTGGACTTCAGTGGCTACATGGGACTAGTAATGCTCGTGGCCACCTTGTGGTTTCTGCGTACAAGCAGGGCTCTGGAGCGTGCTCGCACCCGCGGTCAGTTCGACTTGGGTGGCAATAGACCCGTGTGCTTGTCCATCCTGCGTGCCCTGACCCACTTGATCACCGCCGTCTGCATTTTGGCCATCGACTTCGGGAGTTTCTATAGGCCATTCCGCAAGAGCAGGCAGTACGGAGCCAAGCTAATGGACACCGGCATCGGTTTGTTTGTCTTCACCATGGCCATGGTGTCGCGGAGGACTCGTCACTGGTCCGATCTCCGCCGGAGTGTGCTCTACTCCGCCCTGCCGCTCATCCTGCTGGGACTGGCTCGCACGGTGTCCATTCTGACGCTGGGTTACGGGCAGGATGCCCATGAGTACGGCCAGCATCTGAATGCCTTTTTCACCCTGGGATTCACCAAGTTCCTCGGCGCACTGGTCAGCACTCTGGCTCGCAAAGATCTCCATCTGCTGCCTTTGGGATTCG GTCTGTTGGTGATCCACCAGTTTGGGCTAAGCGTCCTTGGTGTGTCCGACTATGTGATGAATGAGGATGTGGACCGCTCGAGTTTCTTCAATGCGAATCGCGAAGGTCTAGTCTCCTTGCCAGGATTCGTTGGCCTGTTCCTGCTGTCCATTTATGTCAACCGCTGGATGGTGGCGAAGAGTCTGCTGAGCTACTCCGAGTTTGTCCGGAAGCTGAGGCGTCTGTTCTGTCTGGTGCTTATCCTGTGGACCTCGTTCGTCGTCAGTGCCTACGAAATTGGAATCTCCCGGGTGACCTGCAATCTGGGCTATGTCATATGGATGCTGGCCATCGGGAGCACCACTTTGTGTATCAGTTTCGGAGCCATAGACTTTGCGATCAACAGCGTAATGCCGTGGGAACCGAATCCATCGGAGGATCAGGAAAAGGGTCTTCTATCGGGAGATGTAGTTTCCAAGAAAAGGGTTGGACCCATTGTTCCGTTTACGATTAGCCAGGCTCTGAACAAAAATGGTTTGACATTCTTTCTGGTGGCCAACGTTCTCACCGGTATGGTGAATATATTCCTCCGGCCAGAAGATCGGTCTGATTCCGAGTCCGTCATGATCCTGTTAATCTACATGTTTCTGGCCACCAAGCTGACCCACGAATTGCTGAAGAGGGGTATTAGACTAGCCTGA